Below is a genomic region from Telmatobacter sp. DSM 110680.
AAAGAGCGGATCGAGCGCGCGAGCGTATTGATGAAACAAATCAGAGATGGCAATGATCTCGAAGCGGATGCCGAGGTTAGCGGCGAGGGTGCGACTGTCGTCGATCGATCCCTTCGAAGAGTAGGGACTGGGCATGCCGATGGCGAGAACGTTCTCCGGACCCAGGGCATCTGCGGCGATCGCGGCCACAAGTGCGGAGTCGATGCCGCCGCTCAAGGCAATGAGGACTTTGCTGAAGCCGCACTTGCGCACATAGTCGCGAGTTCCGAGGACGAGGGCCTTGTAAGCAGCCTCGGTGTCGTCGTCGGTCGGTTCGGGAATCGGAGGCGCGCTGAAAGGGTCGACGATGACGAGATCTTCAGCGAAGGACTTGGCCTGGGCAACCAGATCGCCGTGCTTATTGAGGACGATCGAAGACCCGTCGAAGATGAGGCTGTCGTTGCCGCCGACCTGGTTGCACATGAGCACTGGAATTCCATCGCGATTGGCGATGGCGGCAAGCATCTGGCGACGGACCTTACGTTTGGAATGCCAGAACGGGGAGGAAGAGAGATTGATGTGGATGGAGGGATTCTGGCGCATCAACTCCTCGAGAGGATCGAGTGCATAGAGGCGGCGCGGCCAGAAGTTTTTATCGTTCCAGGCGTCTTCGCAGATGGAGATGGCTAAACGGAGACCATCGAGTTCTACAACTTGCTGCCGGGTAGTGGGGAGGAAGTAGCGCTGCTCGTCAAAGACATCGTAAAAGGGCAACAGGCGCTTGTGTTGCTCCAGCAGCACGTGGCCGCAATCCAGAAGCACAGCAGCGTTAACAGCAGGCTTACCGGCATCCGGAGGTGCTGGGAGTGCGACGCCTGCGATGATGGCGGTGGACAGATCGCGCGTGGCTGCGGCAAGTTCATCGACGGCCGTGCGGCAGCGCTTGAGGAAACTCGGTTTCTCAAGAAAATCGGCGGGCGGATAACCACAGATTGCGAGTTCGGAAAATACTGCGATGCGCGCGCCTTGGTCAGCCGCGCGTCGCGTTCCTGCAATGATTTTTTCAAGATTGCCGGTGAAATCCCCGACCGTGGGGTTGATCTGGGCCAGTGCGATCTTCACTTTTCCAGTTTAATGGCACAGGCATGGTTCAGGCGAGTAACGGCCTTAGGAACCAGTGCCGGAGAAGACTACGCCAATCGTGCGGATAAGGATCTTGAGATCGAGGAAGATGCTCCAGTTCTCAATGTAGGTCACGTCGAGAGAGACATAGCTGTCGAACGAGGGATCCTGGCGCCCCTGCACCTGCCAGAGGCCGGTAATGCCGGGCGTGACATCGAGGCGACGGAGATGACTGAGCTTATACTCCATAACTTCGCTGGCGATGGGCGGACGTGGGCCGACCACGCTCATATCGCCGCGCAACACGTTGATGAACTGCGGCAGTTCGTCGAGCGAGTACTTGCGCAGCAGGCGGCCAAGACGTGTGATGCGGGGATCGTTGGAGATTTTGAACAGTACGCCATCGCGCTCGTTCATGTGCATGAATTCAGCGCGTCGCTTCTCTGCATCCCGCACCATGGTGCGGAACTTGAAACAGCGGAAGACCCGGCCTTTCTTGCCAATACGCTCTGAAGCGTAAAAGACGGGTCCCTTGGATTCAAGCTTGATTGCAATCGCGAGGAGAATGAGGAAGGGCGATAGCAACAGAAGCAAAGTGCCGGAAAACAAAACATCAAGGACTCGCTTAACTACAAAGCCGAGTTCAGGAACATGGCCTCGATGGAGAGGAATGGTCGGGAACTGGCCGATATATTCGACCGGACTATTCCAGGCTAGGCCGTCGTAAAGGTCAGGAACCACTCGAAGATCGACTCCATGCATGCGGGACTTTTCGAGTACTTCTTGAACAATGCCGCGCTCGCAGGGGGCGGCGAAAAAGATCTCGTCAACGAATTGTTTACGGGCGTGCTGGAAGAGCGAATCGAGTGTGCCGACTACATCTCCGCTGGAAGACATCATTTGCGAAGAAGTGCCGGGGAACTCAATGAAGCCTTTGAACGTGTAGCCGAGGTGGCGGATGCTCTCGAGGTGATGGCGCAGCGCGTGGGCTTCGGCTCCGGTGCCGACGATGAGCACGTTGCGCGTGTCCTGACCACGCTCGAACCTACGGTACATCAGGGTGCGGTAAATGAAGCGGCGTACGCAAAGTGAAACCGTCACCAAGGCCAGCGTCAGCATGACGATGCCGCGCGGGATGTCTTCGGCGCGAACGAGGTAGAGCGTCCCCGTAAGCAGAAGACCAGAAGTGAAGCAAACTTGAACGGTGAGGCGCTGCTCGTGCAGGAACGAACTAAGTCGCGTAGGCGAATAAAGATGAAGGCGGCGGCTGGTGACAATTAGTGAAGTGGCGAAGCCGCAGAGTAAGCCGAGCAAAATCCATGTGGAGCGGCCCGAAAACAGTGTTCCATTAAAGAAAGCACGAACTCCAACCACAGGGCCGGTATGACGTTCATAGAATGTGGCGATTACCGCAGATACCAGGACGGTCAGGAAATCCAGGAACATCCAGAACTTAACTTTTCCCTGGGAACTGCGCGATGAGCTAGACGAGGCATCCGTGACCCATTCAGACGGCGATGCCACTGAAGCGGAAACTCTTTGCCAGAAATCCGATGTTGCCATATGCCTAGCGCTTGCCTCAGAAGTTCAAGTTAGTCAGGAAAAGTTGGGGGTATTTCCTCGAATGAACCGCGCAAGGAACAGGTGCCAGCAGAGTCGTACGCTGAGTGCTGAGGTTTTGAGACCACAGTTCAGTAGAAGGTTGCCTGAGAGTGCCGCAAGTCAGCATTACTCAGGGAACGTGCTTGCAAGTCCATTATCGCCGAGAGCACATAAATAAGTCATCAATTGTTATGCCGAAGGTAACACGTAAGCATCGAGAGTAAGGAACTGCTGGATATGGGGTTCGGGGGACGCCATGAAGTCCTTAAGGGGCCCAAAAAAGGCTGCTCGTCCCTCATCCAGAAACAGCACCGTATCAGCTAGCCGTTCGGCAAATCGCATGTCATGAGTGACCACAATGCTTGTAAATCCAAGCTGTTGCTTGAGCCTTTGGATAAGTCCGCCAAGCCTTCGGGCGATGATGGGATCAACCATCGTTGTGGGCTCATCATAAAGAACAACCTCCGGCTGGGATGCTAGCGCACGGGCGATGGCCACCGCTCGACGACGACCGGCGGACAAACTGGCAGGTAACGCATCAGGTACGTCATC
It encodes:
- a CDS encoding NAD+ synthase, giving the protein MKIALAQINPTVGDFTGNLEKIIAGTRRAADQGARIAVFSELAICGYPPADFLEKPSFLKRCRTAVDELAAATRDLSTAIIAGVALPAPPDAGKPAVNAAVLLDCGHVLLEQHKRLLPFYDVFDEQRYFLPTTRQQVVELDGLRLAISICEDAWNDKNFWPRRLYALDPLEELMRQNPSIHINLSSSPFWHSKRKVRRQMLAAIANRDGIPVLMCNQVGGNDSLIFDGSSIVLNKHGDLVAQAKSFAEDLVIVDPFSAPPIPEPTDDDTEAAYKALVLGTRDYVRKCGFSKVLIALSGGIDSALVAAIAADALGPENVLAIGMPSPYSSKGSIDDSRTLAANLGIRFEIIAISDLFHQYARALDPLFAGTKPDLTEENLQSRIRGNLLMALSNKFGSLVLTTGNKSEMAVGYCTLYGDMVGALAVIGDLIKTRVYAICRWLNREREIIPSSIIEKPPSAELRPDQKDTDSLPPYEVLDPILEAYVERYETPECIAQKNSFPLELVQQVVRLVERSEYKRQQAAPVLKVTSKSFGMGRRFPIAVKVQV
- a CDS encoding sugar transferase, translated to MATSDFWQRVSASVASPSEWVTDASSSSSRSSQGKVKFWMFLDFLTVLVSAVIATFYERHTGPVVGVRAFFNGTLFSGRSTWILLGLLCGFATSLIVTSRRLHLYSPTRLSSFLHEQRLTVQVCFTSGLLLTGTLYLVRAEDIPRGIVMLTLALVTVSLCVRRFIYRTLMYRRFERGQDTRNVLIVGTGAEAHALRHHLESIRHLGYTFKGFIEFPGTSSQMMSSSGDVVGTLDSLFQHARKQFVDEIFFAAPCERGIVQEVLEKSRMHGVDLRVVPDLYDGLAWNSPVEYIGQFPTIPLHRGHVPELGFVVKRVLDVLFSGTLLLLLSPFLILLAIAIKLESKGPVFYASERIGKKGRVFRCFKFRTMVRDAEKRRAEFMHMNERDGVLFKISNDPRITRLGRLLRKYSLDELPQFINVLRGDMSVVGPRPPIASEVMEYKLSHLRRLDVTPGITGLWQVQGRQDPSFDSYVSLDVTYIENWSIFLDLKILIRTIGVVFSGTGS